The sequence below is a genomic window from Tubulanus polymorphus chromosome 1, tnTubPoly1.2, whole genome shotgun sequence.
CATCTATTGCATTACGATTCTTAACGAcattatatgatatttttctctaagtattttcatttaaataattcattccaatgACCTATTTTCACCTAGCAATTGAAAGAGTAAGTATACATTTTAGAATAGAAAATTTCGTTATATAAGAACCAATCCTTATCCTAGAAATTAGATTTCTCTGTTTAGGGTTCACTCTATCTAGTTAAGTAAATTATAGTATTGTTTGCGTGGGGCACGTAAAGAGTGAGAGGTAGTTAGTCATTTTGTgcttagaaaatgaggttaaATACACGAGATTTGAGTGTTTTATTTAACAATGGGTGCGAGAGacgaaattaaaaagaaaccgATCAAATGTATATGCGTGTGATATTTTACAAATGACCGCAGAACagccgaaaaaaaaaacatcaaatcgGGAAATAATTGGTTATTTGCAGGATATAATGTGTTGATATACAGCGTTGGAAATGGCTGAATACAATAGCGAGGGTTATATAAGAGGTAATTAAGaggatatatatatttctcaaTATATAATTCCGATGCATATGACTAAAATAGAAagttatatataatttcaatagtAAAAGATAAGTGATtctaattctagctgttcatAATGAATacgatatatttatactcattCTGTGCTAATGATATATTTTGTAGAGCACAGTCGAGAAGAAAAGAAAGGAGGTTTAATACgagtcattttcaaaactcaTTATTGGGCAAAATTCCCCGGAGATTGTCTGAGTATTTTGGGTAATATAGATGAACTAGGCAACTGGGACGTGACAAAGTGTACTCTGGCAACTGAGTGGCCGAGTGGTTCAGGATACTGGTATGTCGACAGTTATTTACCTAGTGGGACTGTTTATAAATGGAAATGGGTCCTGATTGATGCGGAAAAGACTAAGGTTTACAGATgggaagaaagaaaaaatagagaACAGTTAGTTCCAGGTGTGGCGACATTGATCGAAAGCGCGTGGATGTACTGGGAACGAGAACTTCATCCTGATGACAACAGAACAACAGGTAAAACAAACACGAATCAGTTCATTCCAAATCTGTTCAGCTGTAAATCGTTGAATTATATTTGTTGTAGAAGTAAGCGAATTGATTGGAGCGAGTAAAGCCACTTTCAGCGCGCTAGAGAACAGCAATGCTGATGATCAAAGTAATGTACAAATGAACTATATTCAACTCACCGGTCGTGGTAGAGGTTCCTTACAGATCGATACTAATACGATGGGTTTAAGTTTGATTGAAATAGCGCAAGTTATTGAACAGAAACGACGGGAATCGATTCAAGAGGATGAACATGACGACCGTATTGGTGACACGCAAAAGAGTTTGAAACGATCAGATGAGGATTTTTCCGTTCAAGAAAAATCAAGTAAATTGAAACTCGATAATGAAGAAACATCCGTTGAAGAGTTCGACTCGGTTTCTGGACTGACTCAACTAATGGGGGAAAGTTTCGAGATAGAAATTACAGAAGGGAGTGAAACTGATCCAGTTACAGATGAGTTGAAAATAGATAATCAAACAACTGAGAATAGAGAAATCAGTGACGCTGTAGCTGAGAATATACTGACACAATTCCTCTCGAACGAAGTCAGAGATTCTAGTCTCCGCCAATACAGAGAACATAATCTCGATATAGCCACCGGTGGAGATGACCGTGAGATCTCTGAGGGTTTGATCGATGCAGAAGTAGCTCTACCCCTCGGTCCGCTCGATGACATACTCGAACTTATTAATAAATCTCCCGATACCTACCACGTAAAATCTGAAGACAACGAACAGAAGAATTTCAATAAAAGCGACGGTAAAATTGAGCCAGAAGTATTCGTACCTTCAGAGGAAAAATGCGTGGATATTAAAGTGGACCGACATGGCCGAGTCAAAGTCCCATCAAAAAGAGGCGCTTTGCCAGATTTCCATTCGGATCCCGATCCTAATGAGATGTCAAGTATAGTCTATGGAAAAACTGAAGTATCACAGCTCTATGCAGCTGCGTTACCACTCGATAGTACCAGGCACGGCgatatgaatacaaaatacaattcaatgaCACACGCAGAGTCAGACAAAACATATAAACGAGGCGAATGTGTACACGAGGATATAAAACCTACATACTGTGACACAGTAAAAACAGATATATCTAACTTTACTTCATCCGACCAAGAGACATCGAATCTTACTAAATCCGACTCAGAGGAGGAGGATACGAACAGCTCCGGAGTAGAGATAGATCAACCGGTCACAATCGACGATGTGGATAAAGATGTCGAAGATACTTTGAACGATTTTCGGCAAATAATAGCTGAAGCAGCTTTAGAAAAGGGACTAGGAAGACTCGGTGAATCGGTGGAAGCAGTAAGTGAACCAGAAACCGATCTATCACCGGATAATTCAGGGAATATAACCGAACAGTCGGTGGTATGTGAAAATCTGACAGATAACGCCTCCAAAGAGGATATATTCCGTACCTCGGGTAATGCGAGTAGCCAGGAATCGATAGAAGAAGTTATCGAGCCCGAAAGTATTCTTCCATTGGGTCCACTTGAAGATATCCGAGAACTCATAGCTAGGAATGCAATTGAGCAATCACTTGATAAAACTGATAGCGCTACTATCGAATCAGAAGCTGAGGTCACAACCGGCAGAGTTGAAGACATAATTCAACCAGAAAATATACTTCCATTGGGACCACTTGAAGATATCCGTGAACTCATCGCACGTGAAGCTATTTCAAAAGAGATTCAGAGTCAAACAACATCTGGGGAAGTTACGAGCAGTCAGAAACCGATAGAAGAGACAATAGAACCTGAATGTAACGAGCTTCCGCTTGATACACTTACCGATTTACGGGAGATTGCAGCAAGGATTGCAATCGAACGTTCTCTCGATGAACAAATAACTGATAGTCAGACATTTGAAACGCAAGCGGTTGATGATACCGAGAAAGTTTCTCTACCGGACGATAGTTTCATAGTGAGCGATAATATAACTAAAGGCATATTTCACCCGGATTTCGCCGAATCATCAGGTGCTCTTGAAGACTTTCGTGATATCATTGCAAGTGATGAGGTTTCTgaagatattcaaataactTCTGTGAATGCTGTTGCAAGCAACCGAGAACCGATAGAAGAAGTTATCGAGCCCGAAAGTATTCTTCCATTGGGACCGCTTGAAGATATCCGAGAACTCATAGCTAGGAACGCAATTGAGCAATCACTTGATAAAACTGATAGCGCTACTATCGAATCAGAACCTGAGGTCACAACCGGCAGAGTTGAAGATATAATTCAACCAGAAAATATACTTCCATTGGGACCACTTGAAGATATCCGTGAACTCATCGCACGTGAAGCTATTTCAAAAGAGATTCAGAGTCAAAAAACATCTGGGGAAGTTACGAGCAGTCAGGAACCGATAGAAGAGACAATAGAACCTGAATGTAACGAGCTTCCGCTTGATACACTTACCGATTTACGGGAGATTGCAGCAAGGATTGCAATCGAACGTTCTCTCGATGAACAAATAACTGATAGTCAGACATTTGAAACACAAGCGGTTGATGATACCGAGAAAGTTTCTCTACCGGACGATAGTTTCATAGTGAGCGATACTATAACTAAAGACATATTTCACCCGGATTTCACCGAATCATCAGGTGCTCTTGAAGACTTTCGTGATATCATTGCAAGTGATGAGGTTTCTgaagatattcaaataactTCTGTGAATGCTGTTGCAAGCAACCGAGAACCGATAGAAAAAGTTATCGAGCCCGAAAGTATACTTCCATTGGGACCACTTGAAGATATCCGAGAACTCATAGCTAGGAATGCAATTGAGCAATCACTTGATAAAACTGATAGCGCTACTATCGAATCAGAGGCTGAGGTCACAACCGGCAGAGTTGAAGATATAATTCAACCAGAAAATATACTTCCATTGGGTCCACTCGAAGATATCCGAGAACTCATCGCACGTGAAGCTATTTCAAAAGAGATTCAGAGTCAAAAAGATATAACAACAACTAGTGAACCTTCAGAGTCTTCATACAACAACAGAATGGATAGAGTTGATGCTCTTACTGTAATAGATGATGGTAGTGACACAGTGACGTCAACTGAACTGAAAATTGATCGGACTGATAGTCCAAATCCCGTAACTGTTTCATCGATTAAAACAGATGAGGAAATACAAAATACGAGCCAAATGGAGAACACTGCGATAATATACACTGATTCCAGCGACGAATCTTTATCAGAGGATGAAACTATTGATCACTTGTTGCCGCTGCGAGAAAAAATAGAAGAAGATGTGACCGAACCGGAAATCGCTGAGGTGAGTTTCCAAGCAAATCCGGAACTCGTGCTACCGGAAGTTTGTACTGAAGACATAGACGATGGTGACCTAGTTGATGTAGATGATGAAGTTGAATCGATATCTGGTAATAAAGATACGATACAAATTCCTCGTAAACGACCTCCACATTTAGCTATACCCGAACGGGCCACTTCATCCCCGGTACCGGATTTTGCCGTCGCCGATGACTTGGTCGTTGTTAAGAAATCCATACGACCAGGGGTTGGTATCACACTCGAGGTTAGAACGCCTACGAAAACTGACAACGCAGAATTCGATTTCTCGCCACGAAAAATATCGCAACAAGAGGAAGAACATGAAGCGGATATATGTCTGCAGAATGAATTCAGTCAGCATACTCCTAAAGCCGACGATGGTGAAATGGCTACGAAGATATCGTCCAGTATGTCTGACCTTATTACTGGCGCTTTCAAAGAAGCTTTTgatgatattagaaataacagAGTTCAACCTACTGAAACTGGTTTGATGATGCACCGATCCGAATCAACTTCATCTGCCAGTTCTATTCCTTCACCTCTGCCGATGTATTACCCTCGCACTTATTCAACTGAGATCCTGCTTAGTTCGATCAGCCAAGATGATATCTGCAATGTGAAACAAAAACATGATACACTACATGAACATCATGAAGGTGATGCTGATGACGACGGCGGTTCGACTGATTCTGGTGACTACACCATTCGACGAGACAGCATCACTCAAAAAGAAATCGACGCGGTAACTTTCAAACTGTACGGAGGTGACAAGTCAGATGAACTGACTGCTGCTGAGTTGACAGATTTGATAATAGAATGTGGTGAGGTCAACGAAGCATTCGAGACTGTTACTGAAAGAGGCGAGATGGAGATGAAAAGTCCATCGAGAAAGTCATTCGTAAAAACAGATCAAACAGGTGAAACCGGTACGTTCGAGTTTGACGATGTTGagaataataatttattcgcCGCTACAGCACCAGACATCGCAGATATTGATCGGGAATGCATTGAGGAAAGTAAAGTAACTGGTGATATGGCAGAATTCTCTGACGGAACAGAGGTCTATATCAACCAGCAGATTCTACAGAGTGAAACCGTTTCCGAAGAGCTTACATTTACTGATGATACGATAACCACCGATGAAAGTATCTTGACGCGGGTTGAACCCGTAACTGAAATTATTGTAGTTCCACCAGAGAAAGATGATGAAGAATCTACATTTACCAGTGAGGAAATCACAGGTGAATATACTACACCACGTGGTACTGCACCGATAACAGAAAGTAAAACCACCGAAGACAAACCGATGTCCACTATTACAACTGATGTTTCCGTTGTCAAAGTTGAGAAGGCTGAAACTGCTCCAGCGCATTCTGAGGCAGATCCCTCGTTCCACAGAACAGTTCGTAAAAAAGTCACTTTCACAAGGTCTGGTGGAAATCGACAGGAAACAActgaaacaacaacaacaacaacgacaaCGCAAGATACAAGCCTGGATAGTGAAAAACCTGAATGTGAACAAACTGTGATAACTAGAAGAACCGTCAGATCTGTCCAGGCATCGAAACCGGACGCTCCACCCGCGAAAACAACACGTACAAACGATCAGGTTAGGCAGGGTGATGATAAACCTAACGATAATAATAGATGCTTGTGTATTATAATAGTTTGTCTTGTAGCTCTAGTTCCTGTTATTGGATTTATCTTTAAAGGGCGTTAAAAATCCTTTGAGATTTCCAACGAATGAACGATGTGATTTTGGCGTAAccgtagaaaatgaaaaataaggaACTttgaattattgttattattattgaattaAGTAGTTCGTTGGGAATCGCCGAGGGTCTTCTATAAGCCGGTCGAAGTTGTATATATGCAAGCCTTGCCAAAATCGAAATGCTGTAATTTCGAGCTATCACCCTGCCTAAAGCGCATACGCCGCATTATCGGTCTGATTATATAACGGTGGTGGTTGATTATTATGTATTGatgtaaaaatattaatagctCGTGTAGATTATTAAGCCGTATTAAACTATAGATAGCATCGATGTAGTAGTGCCTAGACAAACAACTTCCTTCCTGAATCCTTTCATGCGTTTTGAAATCATTAGCTGGTTCATTTTACTACTTCCTGACAGGGTAGAATGAATAACTCCGTCCCAAAATCGTTATAATTAACAAATATTTATTGTCTGATATATAAAGAATGTGATAGTTAGTTAACTTCCTATGTAATGATGTTTTCGCTCACTTTGCTTTGTTTAAATAGTTATAGtacgataaaaatgaaaaagaaatggaAGTATTTGTTCATGAGAAAGAGTTATGAAAATGTTTGCAACTGACTCAAAATAGTTACCTGTAAACTGGGTTAACTGTGGTAATACGACTGATTAGTTGCAGTGACTCGCATCGTATTTCTAATTAGCTACAGCAGTGTCACTTGATTCAGGACACTAGTTCTGAAAGCTTCTGCCGTATTTTAACAAATGCTTTCGTTTCAATTCGTTGATTTAAGTAACTTCGCATGGCGCTTTTGTTTGtattaattgtaatattttaaGACCTTATAGATACCTAATATTCTAATATGGTTTGTGCATGTGcgcttgtgtgtgtgtatatatacatatagactTTTAGAATTATGTAAATTCCCTCAGTCGTGCTATAAACCGATCAAGTGTCATAAACAATAACCCGACCCGAGACGGACCACTTTAATTCGTATTAATTCCAGGCTACTTATTTTAGAATAAGCTATAGAAATTCGAGCGTTAACTGGTTTAAGAATTCATTGAGTTCAGTGCTGTTTGCAATAAAACCTATTTTACTCGGTGTTGTTCAGTTCAGTGCTGACCACCGTCTTCGTACAAACAAAACTCCGACTATGGTCTCTCTTTGGGTCATTGTATACGCATAGAAATTGACAGTATGAGCTATAATTTTCCAGATGACTGAAAACCCAGAGGAAAATGTCGGTGAGTATGTTACTGTGACGTTTCGTACCCACTACTGGCCGACAGAGAGGGGACAGAGGTTAGCAGTGCTGGGTAGCAGTTCCCATCTCGGGGAGTGGAATTTAACAAATTCGCAACTAGCCTGCGAATATCCGCATAGTACCGGTTTTTGGTTTGTCAATGTAGATTTTTTAGATGAAGGTAAAAACTTCGAGTTTAAATGGGTCGTAGTCGACGCCAATTCAAATGTGATAAGATGGGAAGAACGAGAAAACCGCGGCCTCCTTCACCAGGAGGTCACTCGAACAGGTTCAATTCTGATCGATTCTAATTGGGCATACGATCAAAATATAACTGAAATCAATAACATCGATCAACTGGATGATCTAATGTCTAAAGCTGATGCGtctttcgatttcaaattgaataatttacgAAAATGAATAACGTCGAGCCAAAATAGAACGGACATGTTACTCAATTCGAATATGTATCAAACAATATATGATGTATTGATAATTGAACGCCTTAAGTTTAGAATTATATAGATCTATGTAAGTAACCTTTATACGTGTGAATCGTAGACATTTTTGTTCATCGGGTTTTTGATTTCGTATTGTATTTTGCATTCACGATACTCGCTCGCTGTATAATAATGCAAACAGGTTTTtacgtatatgtatatatatatatatatgtgtgttttattagaaatatttcacagTCTCAGACATGTTTTCTATACTCGTTTTGTTATTGGTTTGCTGCACGGCGAATATGTGAGTTTATTGCGAGTTCACTGTAAACACGTCGTGAATATAGTAACGACAACATATTCCTTACTATTTCATAGCTTAAGATTTAAGAGAATtattactgttttttttttgttttttaattatCCATATTCAGACTCGTCGATCGAACGTAAAAACGGTGATCAACTTGTTGCGAACGCGAGGATTTACGTTTTGATCAATGTGAAAGCGATGATTTGCGCGTAAATGGTTCGgcttaaaaatgtctcaatcAAATCAACAAGATTTCGAAGACGATGGTTTTGAAATTGTAACAATGCCATTGAATACTGATCACGGAGTTGCTGATCATGGAGTTGCCGATCACGGAGTTGCCGATGCTGCTGACGATGAGGACTTTCAGTCTAATTCAGTGCCGTCCAAAAACAGTTCGAATtcgaatgataatgatgatgatgtgaaTTGTTCGCCAAGTAGCGGCGGAGGAATACTATCACTAATTAATGACTCCGATATCATGTCCGCCTTACGCTCGTCTACTTCCGCGTTAAGAAGCAGTCCGTCGTATGAAGATCGAGAAAGGCCGGATTTTACGTTACCGGAACATCGCGAACTGACGTCCGTAAATCCGCGTTCAgaatttcatataaatcaaatgaaaatgagaaaaatctcGAATCAAAGCGATGAGAATAATGCGTTCAGCTCTGATGATAATACCGGTGATTGTATCAATGATGATACTGATTTATTCGACCGAATTAAATCGAAAGTTTCGCCTTCGTTTTATCAGTTGGATTTTAGCTTCCCCCAATACGACTTGGATTATAGCGAGGATGATCCCGATAACGCGTCATTCGAGCCAAACTCAACTGCTTT
It includes:
- the LOC141915316 gene encoding uncharacterized protein LOC141915316 — encoded protein: MYWERELHPDDNRTTEVSELIGASKATFSALENSNADDQSNVQMNYIQLTGRGRGSLQIDTNTMGLSLIEIAQVIEQKRRESIQEDEHDDRIGDTQKSLKRSDEDFSVQEKSSKLKLDNEETSVEEFDSVSGLTQLMGESFEIEITEGSETDPVTDELKIDNQTTENREISDAVAENILTQFLSNEVRDSSLRQYREHNLDIATGGDDREISEGLIDAEVALPLGPLDDILELINKSPDTYHVKSEDNEQKNFNKSDGKIEPEVFVPSEEKCVDIKVDRHGRVKVPSKRGALPDFHSDPDPNEMSSIVYGKTEVSQLYAAALPLDSTRHGDMNTKYNSMTHAESDKTYKRGECVHEDIKPTYCDTVKTDISNFTSSDQETSNLTKSDSEEEDTNSSGVEIDQPVTIDDVDKDVEDTLNDFRQIIAEAALEKGLGRLGESVEAVSEPETDLSPDNSGNITEQSVVCENLTDNASKEDIFRTSGNASSQESIEEVIEPESILPLGPLEDIRELIARNAIEQSLDKTDSATIESEAEVTTGRVEDIIQPENILPLGPLEDIRELIAREAISKEIQSQTTSGEVTSSQKPIEETIEPECNELPLDTLTDLREIAARIAIERSLDEQITDSQTFETQAVDDTEKVSLPDDSFIVSDNITKGIFHPDFAESSGALEDFRDIIASDEVSEDIQITSVNAVASNREPIEEVIEPESILPLGPLEDIRELIARNAIEQSLDKTDSATIESEPEVTTGRVEDIIQPENILPLGPLEDIRELIAREAISKEIQSQKTSGEVTSSQEPIEETIEPECNELPLDTLTDLREIAARIAIERSLDEQITDSQTFETQAVDDTEKVSLPDDSFIVSDTITKDIFHPDFTESSGALEDFRDIIASDEVSEDIQITSVNAVASNREPIEKVIEPESILPLGPLEDIRELIARNAIEQSLDKTDSATIESEAEVTTGRVEDIIQPENILPLGPLEDIRELIAREAISKEIQSQKDITTTSEPSESSYNNRMDRVDALTVIDDGSDTVTSTELKIDRTDSPNPVTVSSIKTDEEIQNTSQMENTAIIYTDSSDESLSEDETIDHLLPLREKIEEDVTEPEIAEVSFQANPELVLPEVCTEDIDDGDLVDVDDEVESISGNKDTIQIPRKRPPHLAIPERATSSPVPDFAVADDLVVVKKSIRPGVGITLEVRTPTKTDNAEFDFSPRKISQQEEEHEADICLQNEFSQHTPKADDGEMATKISSSMSDLITGAFKEAFDDIRNNRVQPTETGLMMHRSESTSSASSIPSPLPMYYPRTYSTEILLSSISQDDICNVKQKHDTLHEHHEGDADDDGGSTDSGDYTIRRDSITQKEIDAVTFKLYGGDKSDELTAAELTDLIIECGEVNEAFETVTERGEMEMKSPSRKSFVKTDQTGETGTFEFDDVENNNLFAATAPDIADIDRECIEESKVTGDMAEFSDGTEVYINQQILQSETVSEELTFTDDTITTDESILTRVEPVTEIIVVPPEKDDEESTFTSEEITGEYTTPRGTAPITESKTTEDKPMSTITTDVSVVKVEKAETAPAHSEADPSFHRTVRKKVTFTRSGGNRQETTETTTTTTTTQDTSLDSEKPECEQTVITRRTVRSVQASKPDAPPAKTTRTNDQMTENPEENVGEYVTVTFRTHYWPTERGQRLAVLGSSSHLGEWNLTNSQLACEYPHSTGFWFVNVDFLDEGKNFEFKWVVVDANSNVIRWEERENRGLLHQEVTRTGSILIDSNWAYDQNITEINNIDQLDDLMSKADASFDFKLNNLRK